The nucleotide sequence GTACTCTTGCGGCTTTTGCAGGGATTGCGCACCAATAAAGGTGGCGTGGTCCGTGCCTTTGCGGTGTATCAAGGGGATGAAACCGGCCTTGGCAAGTTCCGCTTCGCGACGGTCAGAAATGGCGATTTCTGTAGGGCATTTCATGTCCACGCCACCATCGTCTGTCGGGAAGGTGTGGCAAGGCAGGTTTTCAACCGTGCCGCCCGATTCGACGCCGCGAATCATGGTGCACCAACCATACATCTTGAAACTGCGGTTGATGTTGACCGCCATAGCGTATGCAGCGTTGTTCCACACGTAGTTCTTGTGGTCTGCGCCTTCGGTGTCTTCTTCGAAATTGAATTCGTCGACCGGATTCGTCTTGGCGCCATAGGGGAGGCGCGCCAGGAAACGCGGCATTGCTAAACCAACGTAGCGGGCGTCTTCCGTTTCGCGCAGGGAATTCCACGCCGCATGTTCGAGGTTGCCGGTTATCTTGGCCAGATCGCGCGGGTTGGCGAGCTCCTGCCAAGAGTCCATTTGCAGGGTGGACGGAGCAGCACCAGCAATGAAGGGCGCGTGTGCGGATGAGGCAATTTTTGCCATGGCACCGAGCAGCTCAACATCAGGCGGGGTGTGATCAAAAAAGTAGTCGGCAACGAGGCAGCCGTAGGGCTCTCCGCCCAATTGTCCGTACTCTTCCTCATAGAGCCGCTTGAAGAGTGGGCTTTGATCCCAGGCCACACCTTTGAAGCGGCGCATGGTGCGACGCAAATCGGTCTTGCTGATGTCCATGAATCGGATCTTCAGCATCTCATCGGTCTCCGTGTTCGAGACCAGGTGAGACAGACCGCGCCAGGCGGACTCGAGCTTCAGGAAGTCTTCGTGATGAAGGATCAGGTTGATTTGCGCTGTGAGCTTGCGATCAATTTCGGCAATGATGGCTTCAATGCTGGCATAGGCGTCGTCACTCATAGTGACGGTGTTGCTTAGCGCCTGCCCTGCCAGCGTGCGCACTGCCGCCTCTACTGCGTCGCGTTGCTCAACACCTTTGGGTTTGAATTCACGGTCCAGTAGGCCGGTGAATACATCTGGATCTGCAAACTCGGTTTGCTTCCTTGCGACTGCTGATTGTGTCGTCATGTTTTGGTCCTTTTCCTTGTGATGGGATGACGTCTAGATGGCTTGGCTTCAGGCGTTTGCAGCTTCGGCCACTGGCTTGGGGCTCGCTGCCAAGGCTTTCATGAGTGATGGGTCACCCAGAAGGGTGCGAACCAGGTCTTCCGCGCCCGACTTACCGTCCATATAGGTCTGCAAATTTGAGAGCTGTGTGCGTGCATCCAGCAGTTGCTTGAGGGCATCCACTTTGCGAGCGACCGCGGCAGGCGAAAAGTCATCCATGCTCTCAAACGTGATGTCGACCATGACGTGCCCTGCGCCGGTGAGGGTGTTTGGCACGCTGAACGCCACTCTGGGAGCGATGGCTTTCATTCGCTCATCAAAATTGTCGATATCGATTTCAAGGAACTTGCGTTCAGCAATTTCAGGCAAAGGTTCGACTGGCTTGCCTGACAGATCTGCCAAGACACCCATCACAAAGGGCAATTCAATTTTCTTTTCGCTGCCGTAAATTTCGACGTCGTACTCAATTTGCACGCGCGGGGCACGGTTGCGCGCAATGAACTTTTGACTGCTGTTGCTGGCACTCATAGAGATTCCTCATGGTTGTTGGAAATAGAAGACCGGTTCACCACTTTTGGTCTGGAAAATTCACTACCCTGGTGGGTAGTCAAGGTGATCGAATGGATTTGTTGATTCACGATTGCTTCGACGGCTTAGCCGACTTTTGCTTGCACGAGCAGTCCTGCTCTGGGCGCAAGCTGCAAGGAATCACGCCCCTTGTCAGAGGCACTGTTTTCAGATGCGGCCCGGACCTGTATCTGGCTCAGCGTGATTCGTTCATCCATGGCCTGGAGCCAAAGTTGCGCCAATTGAGTTGCAATGTGTTGCTCAATGAATTGGCTAATGCGGCGCGCACCTGTTTCGTGAGTGCCGCAGGTCGCGACGATGTGCTCTACCGTCTGATCGGTGTAGACCAGTTCAATGGCGTGTTGCGCTTGCAAGCGATCCGCTACCTTGCGCATTTGCAAGCGAACAATTCTTTGCAGTACCTCTTCATGCAATGGCAAATACGGCACGATCTGAAGCCGGCCAAGGAACGCAGCAGGGAAGACTTTTCGGAGTTCTGGCTGCAGGGCATCGGCTAACTCTTCGGAACTGGGAGAAAGCAATGGGTCATCACAAAGTGAATCGATGAGGTCTGCCCCCGTATTGCTTGTCAAAAGAATGAGCGTGTTTTTGAAATCAATGACCAGTCCTTCCCCGTCTTCCATCCAGCCTTTGTCAAAAACTTGATAGAAGAGCTCATGGACGTCCGGGTGCGCCTTCTCCACTTCATCGAGCAGGATGACGCTGTGAGGCCGGCGCCTCACTGCTTCTGTCAAGACACCGCCTTCTCCAAATCCTATGTATCCAGGTGGAGAACCTTTGAGAGTGGATATGGTGTGAGCCTCTTGGTACTCACTCATGTTGATGGTGATTAGGTTTTGTTCACCGCCGTAAACAGCTTTCGCTAACGCCAGAGCGGTTTCCGTTTTGCCCACTCCTGACGGGCCGACCAAGAGAAATGTTCCGAGCGGTTTACCTTCGTCGCTTAACTTGGCCTTTGCGGTCTTAACCCGTTCAGAAATAAGGGACAGTGCACAGTCTTGCCCAACGACCCTTTCTCTAAGCTGCCCCTCTAATCCCATGACCGTCGCAAGCTCATCACGCACCATGCGACCGACAGGTATCCCGGTCCAGTCTGCAACGATAGAAGCAACGATTTGTTCATCGACTTGGAAGTAGACGCAAGGGGACTCCCCTTGCAGCTGGGCTAGTGTCTGTTCCAGTTGCTTCAGCAACTCAAGTTGGATCTCTTTCTCCGCCTGATCTTTTGTCGCGTTGAGCAACTTACGGGTGTTCAAAATTTCTTGGCAGACATTGCGCTCGGCCTGCCATTGCGCGGTTCGTATCGTCAACTGCTCCTGAGCGCTTGCAATTGAAGACTGAATACCAACAAGACCATTTGCGTTGTGCCGCCCGTAATCCGCTTCTTGCTGGAGCAAATTTTTTTCTGTTTGCGCGGCCTCCAGATGCGTTCGTAGTGCCTTAACGTCTGAGGGCGCAGCATGGATTGACATTGCAACCCTGGCGCAGGCTGTGTCCAGAAGACTGATTGCCTTGTCAGGTAATTGACGAGCGGGAATGTAACGGTGTGATAACTTGACAGCTGCTTTGATCGCCTCGTCCAGAATGTCCACGCCATGATGTTTTGCAAACACATGTGCCATACCGCGCACCATTTGAATGGCGCTTGCTTCGTCGGGCTCCGCGATTTGGAGGACCTGAAAGCGACGTGTTAATGCCGGGTCTTTCTCAATATGCCGCTTGTATTCAGCCCAAGTAGTTGCCCCAATGGTTCGCAAACCTCCACGCGCAAGTGCTGGCTTGAGCAAGTTGGCAGCATCGCCTGAACCGGATTGCCCACCCGCCCCCAATAGCGTGTGCACCTCATCAATGAACATGATGATCGCTTGTGGAGATTCAGCTACTTCTTTGAGTACGGCCTTGAGTCGTGCTTCAAACTCGCCACGCATACTAGCGCCAGCAAGAAGTGCGCCTACGTCCAGACTCAGCAATCTGACGTGCTGCAAACTTGGAGGAACAGATCCTGCAGCAATTGCCAGCGCGAACCCCTCGACGACTGCGGTTTTTCCTACGCCAGCTTCGCCTGTTAAAAGGGGATTGTTCTGTCGTCGCCTAAGCAAAATGTCGATCATGGTGCGAATCTCATGCTCGCGCCCAATGACGGGATCTATCTTCCCTTCTTGGGCCTGCTGCGTGAGATCTGCGCAGTATTTTCCTAGCGCTCCTTTTTGATCCTCTTGTGAAGCTAGGGCACTACTCGCCTCCCCCGGGATTGCGGCGGGAAGCTGGGCCTCTTGATGAGACTGAATCCCCTCTTCATTGGAGGCTGCAATGATGGCGGCGAGGTCGGAATCTAACTGCGCGACCGGGATCTTTTGCAAAGCGGGACAGATACCCAGAATGACCTTTCGCAGCTCAGGTGTCTGCAACAAGGCCGCGAACAACCATGCACCTCTGACACGCGAATCACCTGCTGAAAGACTTGCAACCATCCAGGCTCTTTCAATTGCCATCTCAATGTGATGGCTGAAGTCGTTGAGACTGCTGGCACCAACAGGCAAAGTGCCCAAGGAGAGGGATAGGTCCCTTTCGATCTGAGCAGACTCGATGCCGTAACGGGTAAGCACAAGGTGCAAATCATTTCCCGGAATCTGCCACAGCTGATGAATCCAGTGCACTAGCTCCACGTAGGGATTCCCACGAATTTTTGCAAATGCTGTGGCCGATTCAATGGCACGAAACAAAACTAAATTAAGTTTTCCAAATAAGTTTTTTCTAGCGATGTACACGCATGTCCTTCCCCGTTCTGCTGCGGTCTCCATCGACGGACGGAAACAAGCAAACACGCTTTTTGTCAGGGAATTCTGCGCGGGTTTTGGACTTCGAATTGCAAAAGGTTATTTGCAATTGGGCGCGGATCTCTCGACTGCAGCCACGGCGTTTGAGTACCAATCTTTTCTGTCTGAACAGGGATTTGAGCTTCTCAAAACGGGGGATAAATTCAAGAGATCTCGTATGGGGGTGCGGACAATAACTGGGACTACTTGGAGGTAGTTCATGTCTTCATACGAAGAGCGAATTCGGGTGGTCAAGCTCTACGTCAAACACGGCAAACGTACCAGACCGACCATTCGGCAGTTGGCCTATCCGACGAAGAATTCACTCAAGGGTTGGTATCGAGAGTACGAACGGAATCGGGACTTGCAGGTTGTGTACACCCGATGCACTGGGATCCCCATGCCGGTAGTTGCTTACCGCTTGGATTGAAGAGCTCCACCCCGAGGTTCGTCGGCGCATTGTCGGGCGTGCACCGAATGTTCAACACCCACCGGAGGTAAAGAATGCGGCAGTTCAAGCGCTCTCTGGGCTCACTCAGTCCCTTGGAATACCAGCCGACGCTCGTATGCCCCTAGGCCAGCTCTGCCTTGACTTTTGCTGCAGCTTGCAAATCCTCAAATGCGGCATGGACCGACAAATAGACCCGGCCACTGAGTCCCTTCCACAAAGCGGAGTGAACCAAGCGATCTTGCACTGGGCCTTTGACTTCGGCAAAGTGCAAACGCATGTGCTTAGCCCCCAAGTCACGGTTGATGTCGGTAAGCACCTCCAGCGCCGTGGTGTCCACCCGATTCACCGCACTCATGATGAGCACCACATCTTGGGTGAGGGGTGCTTTGACAAGCTCCGCACTGAGCCTTGCCTCGACAGCGCTGAGGTTGCCAAAAAACAGGCTCTCGTCAATCCGC is from Rhodoferax aquaticus and encodes:
- the tssC gene encoding type VI secretion system contractile sheath large subunit, producing the protein MTTQSAVARKQTEFADPDVFTGLLDREFKPKGVEQRDAVEAAVRTLAGQALSNTVTMSDDAYASIEAIIAEIDRKLTAQINLILHHEDFLKLESAWRGLSHLVSNTETDEMLKIRFMDISKTDLRRTMRRFKGVAWDQSPLFKRLYEEEYGQLGGEPYGCLVADYFFDHTPPDVELLGAMAKIASSAHAPFIAGAAPSTLQMDSWQELANPRDLAKITGNLEHAAWNSLRETEDARYVGLAMPRFLARLPYGAKTNPVDEFNFEEDTEGADHKNYVWNNAAYAMAVNINRSFKMYGWCTMIRGVESGGTVENLPCHTFPTDDGGVDMKCPTEIAISDRREAELAKAGFIPLIHRKGTDHATFIGAQSLQKPQEYMDADATANANLSARLPYLFASTRFAHYLKSIVRDKVGAFKEREDMQRWLNEWIMHYVDADPANSSQETKARRPLAAAEVVVEEVEGNPGYYSAKFFLRPHFQLEGLTVSLRLVAKLPSVKASA
- the tssB gene encoding type VI secretion system contractile sheath small subunit, with translation MSASNSSQKFIARNRAPRVQIEYDVEIYGSEKKIELPFVMGVLADLSGKPVEPLPEIAERKFLEIDIDNFDERMKAIAPRVAFSVPNTLTGAGHVMVDITFESMDDFSPAAVARKVDALKQLLDARTQLSNLQTYMDGKSGAEDLVRTLLGDPSLMKALAASPKPVAEAANA
- the tssH gene encoding type VI secretion system ATPase TssH; the encoded protein is MYIARKNLFGKLNLVLFRAIESATAFAKIRGNPYVELVHWIHQLWQIPGNDLHLVLTRYGIESAQIERDLSLSLGTLPVGASSLNDFSHHIEMAIERAWMVASLSAGDSRVRGAWLFAALLQTPELRKVILGICPALQKIPVAQLDSDLAAIIAASNEEGIQSHQEAQLPAAIPGEASSALASQEDQKGALGKYCADLTQQAQEGKIDPVIGREHEIRTMIDILLRRRQNNPLLTGEAGVGKTAVVEGFALAIAAGSVPPSLQHVRLLSLDVGALLAGASMRGEFEARLKAVLKEVAESPQAIIMFIDEVHTLLGAGGQSGSGDAANLLKPALARGGLRTIGATTWAEYKRHIEKDPALTRRFQVLQIAEPDEASAIQMVRGMAHVFAKHHGVDILDEAIKAAVKLSHRYIPARQLPDKAISLLDTACARVAMSIHAAPSDVKALRTHLEAAQTEKNLLQQEADYGRHNANGLVGIQSSIASAQEQLTIRTAQWQAERNVCQEILNTRKLLNATKDQAEKEIQLELLKQLEQTLAQLQGESPCVYFQVDEQIVASIVADWTGIPVGRMVRDELATVMGLEGQLRERVVGQDCALSLISERVKTAKAKLSDEGKPLGTFLLVGPSGVGKTETALALAKAVYGGEQNLITINMSEYQEAHTISTLKGSPPGYIGFGEGGVLTEAVRRRPHSVILLDEVEKAHPDVHELFYQVFDKGWMEDGEGLVIDFKNTLILLTSNTGADLIDSLCDDPLLSPSSEELADALQPELRKVFPAAFLGRLQIVPYLPLHEEVLQRIVRLQMRKVADRLQAQHAIELVYTDQTVEHIVATCGTHETGARRISQFIEQHIATQLAQLWLQAMDERITLSQIQVRAASENSASDKGRDSLQLAPRAGLLVQAKVG